The following nucleotide sequence is from Citrus sinensis cultivar Valencia sweet orange chromosome 6, DVS_A1.0, whole genome shotgun sequence.
tattatattatgatgGATTACATTAGGAATGTATTATAACAATACTGTACAATATCTAGTGCTACTTTgtattgcattaatttttaattatattatataatttatatttggtgCTGCATACTGCAGTgtactttattaaattttttgtgataaatttaaattatatatttagaaaataatattttttagtacttagaaaatatcataatttttcataaagaaTGAAACTTATAGCCTTAAATTTTCGAAagtataacatttatttttcagtattttctaaatatataacctATGAAATAAAGTgaagcaaataatttaatcaaataacctctaaataatataacaatataaataaatagttaaaaccTACGAGATTAGTTCAAAGGTCACCTTAGGATCATAGATTAAAAGTTTGTACATACCAGAAGTTaactacaaaataataaaatgatacaTTGTTGTAACGTATTCATTCAGtaacaaaaagaattatgcTAAATAATCTAGTAATTATGCTAAATAATCtagtaattatttatattattaattttaaattaatattattcaaatttattcatgtttaaatatttattagtagttatattgaattatttaaaaaaactgatttaattattgtaatataattaaataattttatattatattgtattatttaagtatttattattagttatattaacttattaaatattaatcaattttatatattaattattagaacATGGTTAAATAATACACTATTTAGTTATGGTTTTAGtatgataaaaattagaatgtaatataatattatattaaattaaaaaatttatatttatttattattattacaaagtaaaaaaaaaaatgccgcATTAACTAAATCCGACATTTATTAGCAATCCGTCTCCATATAATGAGGGAACCAAACGCCCCCCAAAACGAATTCGACTGGATTCAAGAAAACAATAAGGGGGTGGTTCtagatgaaattaatttgttgcttgattCCACATTGCAGATCTCTCATGGGCCTATCAATCtttcaaaacaaaagttagGCCCAAACCTAGGTAAGCCCAAAACAATCTTCGCAGATCCGCCTGTGCGccaattgaaattatattacacGTCTGTCTCTATATATAGCTCATGCAATCCATTTCCAACGCTAGGGTTTTACTAAGCGGCTGGTGTTTCTTCTCTTCGCCTTAACTTCTACACAGCCTCGTAGCAGTCGAGTAACTACAATCAGGAATCATGGGGTATGCAAATGTTCTTTCTCTTTGACTCTTAACTCAACTTTCATAATAGAATGGAATCAGCTTTTGGTTACAAATCTaggtttttatttaaaaaaaaaaaaattagcacaAGTTTTTGAGGGTTTTGGTCGGTTTTGATGTTGGTTTCATTCTACTTGTAAAATTCCCAGATGCTCAAAAGCCAACGaagacaaaagaaacaatatttataatttttttattttcttttctctttgatGCTGGGCATAAATTGTGTGACTCATTGTATTATTTGTAATGTGAGAACTGCTTTGAACTCAAAACATTAAGCAAATTTTCTGGTGATATGCCTCTGACAACCAATAAATGTTAGTTGTAATTAGCTGTAAGCTCATCAAGCTATTGCTGCATGTGGGGGGTTTAGTGAATTAGATTCTGGGTCTGGTTAGATATGAAGGTTGTGGGTGTTCTGCCCGAATGTTTGGTATCAATTTGGAActttcaatttgtttattagttGGTCAAATTTTCAGAAGGTCTTTCACACGGTGCATGTGAGAAGTGGGAAGGTTACTGATATTCTTTATACGGCTAGTTCAAGCTTGCATTTTTTGgtcatataaatttatattggtTTTGATATGAAGATCAATTGGCTTGCAGGAAGACACGTGGTATGGGAGCTGGTCGCAAGCTGAAGACTCACCGTAGGACTCAAAGGTGGGCTGATAAGTCATACAAAAAGTCTCACCTCGGCAATGAGTGGAAGAAGCCATTTGCTGGTTCTTCCCATGCTAAAGGAATTGTTCTTGAGAAGATGTAAGACTGCATTGCCATTAGTTTTCTACAGTTGCTTATTCAACTGAAGATTGTTCCATATCTAATAAAATCTGTACAAAATTTGCAGAGGTATTGAAGCTAAGCAGCCTAACTCTGCTATTCGTAAGTGTGCTAGAGTTCAACTTATCAAAAACGGAAAGAAGATTGCCGCTTTTGTTCCAAATGATGGTTGCTTGAACTATATTGAAGAAAATGTTAGTTATACTTTTCGTAGAATTCATTAATTTGTGAGGTATTaattgtgttttatttgtttgtccCCTGGTATCTGACTGTGAAACATATCATGTGTTACTGTAGGATGAGGTGTTGATTGCTGGATTTGGACGTAAGGGACATGCGGTCGGTGATATTCCCGGTGTCAGGTTCAAGGTTGTGAAGGTCTCTGGTGTCTCTCTCTTGGCTCTCTTCAAAGAGAAGAAGGAGAAGCCCAGGTCTTAAGAGAAGAGACCTGTCTTAACCTGCAAACTCTTTGATAGTTCTTTTAAAGAATTCGGATTGTCACTTTTTGTTATCGAGTGGATTTtatgaacaattttttatcaattgtCTAGTCAATGTATTGCTGTGGTACAATTTTGACTCTAGAATTGATATTTGGTTAATCAGTTCAAATGGCTGTCATTCTTCtcttaaatgaattataattgcTCACTATTCTCATTTTGGCCTGGTGCCACT
It contains:
- the LOC102622281 gene encoding 40S ribosomal protein S23 encodes the protein MGKTRGMGAGRKLKTHRRTQRWADKSYKKSHLGNEWKKPFAGSSHAKGIVLEKIGIEAKQPNSAIRKCARVQLIKNGKKIAAFVPNDGCLNYIEENDEVLIAGFGRKGHAVGDIPGVRFKVVKVSGVSLLALFKEKKEKPRS